Genomic window (Rahnella aquatilis CIP 78.65 = ATCC 33071):
CAGGCATTCGCGGCGATGTAATGAAGTGGAGGAATAAATGAGAATAACCGTAGGGCAATGTCAGGTTGAGAAAATAACGGAACAAACAACTTCCTTTCCCCTGAGGCAGCTATTTCCCGACCATATCGATGAGATGATAAATTATCCTGAAGATGCTGCGGTCGGGCTTTCCATTCATAGCTGGCTGGTGAAAACCCCGAAAGATATCATCCTGATAGATACGGCGACGGGAAATGGCAGGAACAGAGGGGGTATCCCTTTATTTGACCATCTTAACAGCGATTATCTTGAACGTCTGAAACAGACCGGGATCGCTGCGGAACAGGTCTCGTTAGTGTTAATGACGCATATCCATACCGATCACGTTGGCTGGAATACGCATTGGAATGAAGGCGAGTGGCAGCCCCTTTTTCCACATGCACGTTATGTTTGTTCGGCCCGGGAGCTCGCGAAGTGTCAGGCCGATCCTGGCAGGCAGGAGCTGTATCGCGACAGCATTCTGCCGCTGATAAAAAGCGGCCAGCTGGATGCTATCGACATTGAACAGTCGCCGTTATTTTCCGGCGTCTTGCGCTATATGCCAACGCCCGGTCACAGTGATGACCATGGCTCTTTACTCCTGGTCTCAGACCAACAGCACGCCATATTTACCGGGGATCTG
Coding sequences:
- a CDS encoding MBL fold metallo-hydrolase yields the protein MINYPEDAAVGLSIHSWLVKTPKDIILIDTATGNGRNRGGIPLFDHLNSDYLERLKQTGIAAEQVSLVLMTHIHTDHVGWNTHWNEGEWQPLFPHARYVCSARELAKCQADPGRQELYRDSILPLIKSGQLDAIDIEQSPLFSGVLRYMPTPGHSDDHGSLLLVSDQQHAIFTGDLMHHEVQFEHPHWNSVFCENKPQASLSRRKAIDWALEHQAIWFSSHFAGASFGRVRYDGNQRYQWQTPEEE